The following coding sequences are from one Sander lucioperca isolate FBNREF2018 chromosome 2, SLUC_FBN_1.2, whole genome shotgun sequence window:
- the LOC116050457 gene encoding serine/threonine-protein phosphatase 6 catalytic subunit, giving the protein MAPLDLDKYAEIAKQCKYLPENDLKRLCDYVCDLLLEESNVQPVSTPVTVCGDIHGQFYDLCELFRTGGQVPDTNYIFMGDFVDRGYYSLETFTYLLVLKAKWPDRITLLRGNHESRQITQVYGFYDECQTKYGNANAWRYCTKVFDMLTVAALMDEQILCVHGGLSPDIKTLDQIRTIERNQEIPHKGAFCDLVWSDPEDVDTWAISPRGAGWLFGAKVTNEFVHINNLKLICRAHQLVHEGYKFMFDEKLVTVWSAPNYCYRCGNIASIMVFKDANTREPKLFRAVPDSERVIPPRTTTPYFL; this is encoded by the exons ATGGCGCCTCTAGATCTGGATAAATACGCAGAGATTGCAAAACAGTGTAAATACCTCCCAGAAAATGACCTCAAG AGGTTATGTGACTATGTGTGTGACCTTCTGCTGGAGGAGTCCAACGTTCAGCCCGTTTCCACTCCTGTGACAGTATGTGGTGACATACATGGACAG TTTTATGATCTTTGTGAACTCTTCCGAACTGGCGGCCAGGTTCCGGACACAAATTACATCTTTATG GGTGACTTTGTTGACCGAGGATATTACAGTTTGGAGACGTTCACCTACCTGCTGGTGCTGAAAGCCAAATGGCCCGACCGCATCACACTTCTACGTGGAAACCACGAGAGCAGACAGATCACCCAAGTTTATGGCTTTTACG ATGAGTGCCAGACCAAGTATGGGAATGCAAATGCCTGGCGTTATTGCACCAAAGTGTTCGATATGTTAACAGTTGCGGCT CTGATGGACGAGCAGATCCTGTGTGTCCACGGAGGCCTCTCCCCAGACATAAAAACTCTAGATCAGATTCGAACCATTGAGCGGAACCAGGAGATCCCCCACAAAGGAGCGTTCTGTGACCTGGTGTGGTCAGACCCTGAAGACGTGGACACTTGGGCCATCAGCCCCAGAGGAGCTGGCTGGCTCTTTGGTGCAAAGGTCACAAATGAG TTTGTCCACATCAACAACCTGAAGCTGATCTGCAGGGCACATCAACTTGTCCACGAAGGCTACAAGTTCATGTTTGACGAGAAGCTGGTCACAGTGTGGTCGGCTCCTAACTACTGCTATCGCTGCGGCAACATCGCCTCCATTATGGTCTTCAAAGACGCTAACACAAGAGAGCCAAAGCTCTTCCGAGCAGTGCCTGACTCTGAAAGAGTCATTCCACCGCGAACAACAACACCCTATTTCCTGTaa